The Aedes albopictus strain Foshan chromosome 2, AalbF5, whole genome shotgun sequence region aattccttttaattctactactgtgcttatcttcggacagataggcctatttcgtctgtgacttacagacttcttcagtgtcaagtgctcgacttgactgacactgaagaagtctgtaagtcacagacgaaataggcctatctgtccgaagataagcacagtagtagaattaaaaggaatttgcccgtcctttctagtttttctttaaaagagttattcattttttattttctcttgcaaaagtgaagtattagtgaagcgtttttaaattaaactagagtctgaagtaacaagatctactaaaagctctaaagtaatagtaaagaaaaaaaaaaaagatgagatataatgttttaaaaatgtgttcaaaaatctaataagttttactaaaagttctataacttttagaaaacttattcgatctcgctcaaaattttaccaatggagctttaatgtatgtttttttttgtttcgtagaTTTTCGGCTCTTTCAGTCTTTAAAGCAGCTTAAACGACTATTGCTTCTACATTTCGACGTTTCGACGTATATTtcgtcttcttcaggaatttctatattGTAAGTAAACAATTTTGGAAGATTATAATTAATTTAGGCTAGTTTTTAAATCTTGGTGACTAGTGTAATGCAACTTACAGAGGCTTCGTTTTGTTGTTAGTGTACGTGTCTTGTTTGACTTGTGACTGTCGGCGATCTGAGAATGGCGTCCCGCTATGGCCCATGTGTATCACTATGTGCGGCATTCACTGTTCGTCGTATTcgtggtatatgagactcggccctccgggcctcggatcgaaagtcggattttcgagcgatatttataccctgcttatgggtgtaagaagggtaaaaagcttTAATGTATGGATCATGATTGATTAAAAttgcagcgtttttgattgacgtataaaaaagttataaacatttgaatgaaaaattattttgaccaaaaaattgctgtacggacaattcttTGATACCTGTATCAATTGCAGAGTAGCAGCtgtcccaattattgcggatacaggctttattacaACAAATGATTAACCATGTAATCATTGACATACATATAGAAAAATAGAATATCTTCACAAACTGTTTCGAaaattgacaaatatttttgaaggattaGATGGAAAGAAACACCTCTTCTTAAGAACTTTAAGTGGTCTTTCTGCTAgataattttgtaaaattttgcaaTAATCTGTCGATTTTAATGCGTAATCTATTTATAGCGGAATTCCATAGAAGACGCCCTCCTGCCTGTAATTCACAAAGTAATCTAAGAAACATGTTCCCTGGTGCTGACATCAACGTATCTGCTGACCGTTTGCCAATCACGTTTCTAGGCTATATTTAAAAATAAGCACGTTCCCAGGGGACCCTCTTAAAGTTGCGAAGACTTTTAGAGAGGGAAAATAAAGTCGTTCGTATATTTTGTTCAGTAGTTTTTAGATATATCCCTAGAATAATCACTTAggcaaattctgaagaagttcctgtagcGGAAATTTTAAAACTAGGGTTAATGAAGGTTTTGTAAAATTTCGATCTAAGAATGACGTTCTGTAGATTTCAGAGGAATTTAAATATAAGTCTTGTCAGTGAAGAAACTTACAAAAAGTTCTGTGCTTCTAGGGAAATTTTCAGGGAAACAATTTAGATTTTCTGTTGTCAATACCAATTGTTACACAAACTACTGTTATTTAAAAGTGTAACTCAGTCATAATCGGCCTTACTAGTGATCCAGCTTTTCCTAGTGATATTAAGGCCAATCAATTGAACATGTCCCAAAAAGAGCAACATTGTTTAGGAAATCATTCATCTATGATAAAAGTTCCATGGAAACGTTATAAAGGACTTTCGGTATGCTCTGGTCCCTTACCAACACAATACTTTAGTCTTAAAACTTTCGAATTCTTATTCGATTACTTATACCCTAAACAAACATAGATTCTATAAACCAACAAACCTTCTCTTACCAACTAACTTTTACTGGAAGAACCCGCTTTGCTGCTGCTCCTACTGCTACCCGCCTTCGATTTGTTCTTCCGACTGCTTGCTTTCTCCTCGTCACTTCCCTCCTCATCGTCCTCTTCTTCATCGGAACTCTTGAGCAATTCCGCCAGATTGACCCCCACCAATTTGTCGGATTTGGCCTGTGCCTGGGTGAGAaaaagctccttcagaaatttgagcTCCTTTGTCTGATTCTT contains the following coding sequences:
- the LOC109420214 gene encoding uncharacterized protein LOC109420214 isoform X2, with the protein product MPPKRKAPTTDEDDDDYRKKRNRNNEAVKRSRVKSKQRTEETQQKAQAKSDKLVGVNLAELLKSSDEEEDDEEGSDEEKASSRKNKSKAGSSRSSSKAGSSSKS
- the LOC109420214 gene encoding CCAAT/enhancer-binding protein homolog 2 isoform X1, with amino-acid sequence MPPKRKAPTTDEDDDDYRKKRNRNNEAVKRSRVKSKQRTEETQQKVNDLRVKNQVLEDKIKNQTKELKFLKELFLTQAQAKSDKLVGVNLAELLKSSDEEEDDEEGSDEEKASSRKNKSKAGSSRSSSKAGSSSKS